A window of Deferribacter autotrophicus genomic DNA:
TATATCTATAGATTTATCTACTAAACCATTCTTCTCATAAATATCACTTAATTTGATTAGAGTATTTAACTGCTCACCAATTAACCCTTTTTTCTCAAAAGCTTGTGCCAACTTTCTGTAGAGCTCATATTCTTCAGGAAAAAATTTTAAAACTTTCTTAATTTGAGCAATTACCTTATCAATGTATTTTGCATCTTCTAGTTTTGCAATCAAACGTTTGTATGTCTCTAAAGCATCAGACTTATTCCCAAGCCTAAACTGAATATCTCCAAACAAATTCCATGCATCATAATCATTTTCTTTATTTGATAAATATTTTTTGCATTCCTTTAATGCCTTTTTTAATTGCCCCTTTAGAAATAATTTTTTTATATCTTGTATATCTAATTCTTTACTCTTAAATAATCTCATTTATAAAATTCCTATTAATTTATGAACCTGTGGCACGAAAAAGACTTCTATACCATAACTATAACCTATATCAGATAATTTATCAAGTAAACCCAAATTAAAATAATTATTTTTAAACTGCACATAAAGCACGTCTACGTCATTTTTTGCCAGTTCAATTAAAACAGTTTTTATCTCATTTTCATCAATATTTTTGCCAATAACTACTTTATAATATATTTTCTCATTAATCACCTTTAAATCTTTTATTAAATTAGAGGGATATTTTTTACCAAATACAGATTTCAATTTTATATCAACGCTAATTATGTCCAAATAATCAGACAATTCAATTATTTCATCCACAAGATAACCGCTTGTCTCTAAAAATACTTTAACTCCATTATCTTTCAAAATTGGCAAAAATTCGCTTAAAAAATCCTTCTGTATCAATGGCTCACCACCAGTAATTGAAACAGAATGAAACAGTTTAAAATTGTAATTTTCTCTTAGTATTTGAAAAAGCTCATCCGGTAAAACAGGATTGCTATATTCTACACCATCACATAAAAAATTTTCAGAAAGAGAAAAGTCTGTATCACACCCTTCACAACTAAATGGACAGTCAGCAAACCTTATAAAGATTTGCCTAGCACCCACAAACTTTCCTTCACCCTGATATGACTTAAAAATCTCTTTTATAAAACCTTTATTCAAAGTATTCTGCTGCAGCATTATCACTTTCCCAAACTACTACTGATTTCATAAGATTTTCAAATTTTTCCTTCATTTTATCATATATATACTTTGCAATATTCTCACTTGTGGGATTAACATTTTTAAAATACTCATGTTCATTTAAGAAAATATGATCAAGTTCATCTAATATTTTCTTTAATTCTTTTTTAATCTCCTTAAAATCCACTAATAATCCAGTCTCATTTAATTTATCACCTTCAAGATAAACTTCAACACGCCAGTTATGACCGTGAAGATTTTCACATTTCCCTTCATAATTTCTGAGAAAATGCGCACTAGCAAAACTATCAATTACTCTCAACCTATACATTTTAATAATCCCTCCAATTCAGCTTTTGTTAATTCCCTGTATTCTCCAACTTTTAAATCTTTAACGGTAATATTACCAATTCTTATTCGTATTAATCTCTCCACATTAATTTTAAAATGTCCAAACATTTTCCTAATTTGTCTTTTTTTCCCTTCCACTAAAATGACTCTGTATTTATTTCCACCTTCATACCACAGTTTACATGGCAAATATTTAATATCTTCTGTTTCCAATCCATTTATTATCATTTTTTCTTCTTTATGTTTTAGTTTTTTATTTACATGCACAATGTATTCCTTTTCCACCTTCTTTTCAGGTCGTTGAAGATTATAAATTAGCTCACCATCGTTTGTAAATATTATAAGCCCTTCGCTATCATAGTCTAACCTTCCCGAATAACCAAGCTTATTCTTTCTAAAAAAAGGGATATCAAGTAAACTTTTTTTACCTCTAAAACTATCATATGAAGTAAGCATCCCTCTTGGTTTATAAAATTTCAAATAAATTTTTTTAGAAAGTTCCAATAACTCACCATTTACATTGATCCTATCCTGCACCGAAAATCTTTCGGCGGGATTGTATACTACTCGACCATTTACAGATACTTTCCCTTCAAAGATAAGCCTGTCCGCTTCTCTTCTGGAATATTTACCACTTGATGCTATTAGTTTATTAAGCCTGATTAATTCTTTTTCAACTCCTGCCATTCTCTAAATGTAGGAAGTTCACTCAAATTGTTCAACCCAAAATATTCAAGAAATTTATTGGTTGTACAATAAAGAAGAGGTTTTCCAGGAACATCCTTTCTACCAATAATCTTTATAAATCCTTTATCAAGAAGATTTTTTATTATAGACGAACTATTTACTCCTCTAATCTCTTCAATTTCTGTCTTAGTAATTGGTTGTTTGTACGCTATTACTGCAAGAGTCTCAAGGGTTGCTCTGGTAAGGGTTTCCCCTTTTTCACCAAAAACTTCCACAAGAGATTCATACACATTTTCATCACTTACCATCTGATAACCATTTGCCACTATCCTAATTTTTAGACCAATATCAAGAGAATTAAAATAATCTATATAATCAATTAACCTGTTTTCGAGATTAACAGGATCCATTATCTGACGAAAAGTCTTAATAGAAACAGGTTTGCCTGATAAAAAGAGTGTGGAATAAAAAAGCTTTTTCTCATCCATTTTTTACCTTCACCATAAAATTGCTAAAATTTGATTCCTGAATTGCTATAATTACTTTTAATTTTATAAGTTCTAGAACCGCCAAAAAACTTACAGCCACCTCTTTCCTATCTGCACACCTTTTTGTTATCTCATTCCAAAATACTTCTCTTTTTTCAAAAACAAAATTTTTTATTTTCTCTATTATGGTGTTAATATCAAGACTCTTTTTCTCTAATGTTATAGTTTTTTTCTCATCCCTCTTCAATAAATCAAAAAACAGCTTTGCTATGGTATAAGCATCACCCCCAGGTTCAAATTCCCTTTCTAAATATATAGTATCCTCTCTCGTCAAACACTTAGAAGCTTTAGCCTCTTTTTCGCGCAATATCTCTGCTACATCCTTATAAAAAGAATATTCTATCAAACGTTGAGTAAACAAAAATTTCTCTTCTTCCACATCCATTTCATCATCATCAAACTTATTTTGTGGCAGTAACATCTTTGATTTTAAATAAACAAGATAGGATGCCATCTGTATAAAATCTGAAGCAACCTCAATATCCATCTCTTCCATCTGTTTAATAGTATTTATAAATTGATCGGCAATAACAGATATAGAAATATCATAAATATTCATCTCATTCTTATAAATGAGATGAATAAGCAAATCCAAAGGACCTTCAAAATTCTCTAATCTTACCTCTAAAAGGTCACTCATCTACACTCTCATTACTTTTCTCACTTTTTCCATAATAGCCCCAGCCGTTTCCTCAGCTTTTTTCTGTCCAGGAGCCAAAAACTCATCCACATCCTTTATCAAATTCTCATAATACCTTCTTTTCTCCTGAATAGGCTCAAGAAAAGAAAACAGGTGCTTCAATAATACCCTTTTACAATCAATACATCCAATCTTTGCATTTTTACAACCATCAATAATTTCTGCTCTTTCTTCATCAGTAGAAAATACTTTGTGATAATCAAAAACTGGACATATATCAGGATTTCCTGGGTCTGTTCTTCTTTTTCTGTTAGTATCAGTCATCATGGTTAAAATCTTTTTTTCTACACTCTTTAAATCTTCACTCAACATTATTGTATTCCCATAAGATTTGCTCATTTTTCTACCATCTGTTCCCAACAATTTTGGTACTTCTGTTAATAAACCTTCCGGTTCAACAAAAATTTCACATTTATAAAGAAAGTGAAATCGACGTACAATCTCTCTACTAATTTCAATATGTGGTAACTGATCAACCCCTACTGGGACATATTTTGCACTGTATAAAATAATATCAACTGTCTGCAAAAGAGGATAACTTAAAAAGCCAATATTATTTAAGTCTCTATCTTTCAACTCCTGCTTAATCTCTTTATAAGAAGGACATCTTTCCAACCAACTTACAGGTGTAATCATTGATAAAAGGACAAATAGCTCTGCATGATATAAATTTTTTGACTGCACAAAAAGGGTGCTTTTTTCCGGATCTATCCCCACACTCAACCAATCAAGAACCAAATCTCTTCGATATTCCACAATATTTTCCGGATTTTCATAACTGGTGGTGAGGGCATGCCAATCAGCAACAAAGTAAAAACACTCATATTCATCTTGAAGTTTTACCCAGTTTTTCAAAGCACCAAAATAGTGACCAATATGAAGCTTACCGGTTGGTCTCATACCACTCAAAACTCGTTCCATAACCACCCCTTCTTATATAAGTAATCTCACAAAAAAATGTATAATAGGAAAAATTACGTAATCCACCACATGAGTGATAATGAGAAGTAAAATAATTATAAAACCATACCTTTCAAGCTGTGCAAATTTTACCTGTTTATCAACAGGTAAAAAAGATTGTAAAATCCTGCCACCATCGAGGGGAGGAATAGGAATTAGGTTAAATACCCCAAGAGCTATATTAATTTGTACCGAAAATATAAGCATCATTGTAATAGGAAATAAAATTTTTATCATTAAAGGGTTACTGGTATGAATACTGGAAACAATGTGATAAAGTATTGCCGAAAAAATAGCCACTAAAAAATTTGCAACAGGCCCAGCAGCAGCTACAATAGCAACTCCATATTTTTTCCTTGCAACCACATTGAAATTTACTGGAACAGGTTTTGCCCATCCAAACAATCTTGTAATCAACAAACACAACAACCCAAAAATGTCAATATGAACAAAGGGGTTTAATGTAAGCCTTCCAGCTCTTTTTGCAGTGTCATCACCTAAAAAATACGCTGCATAGCCATGAGAAGCCTCATGAACAGTAACTGCTAAGAGGAATGGTACAATGGCAATACTCAAATCACGCAAAAAAGAATTTATATCAAACATAACCTTTTTAAATACCAGAAGGTTAATGCAATGTCAAAACTTTTATCAAATTCGACATACACCATAACATTTAACAGAACATTCTTTAACCCTGGACCCTGGAATTTTACTTTTTATTATATCCTAAATAATTATCGTTTGTACCAAAGTATTCATGAGCAAATAAGGCCCTTCAGCCAGACATCTGTTTCCATTCGTAATCAATTTTTTGTTTTATACCATCCGGAGCTTTCTTTACTGCTTAGCCTATATTTTAAAAATTTTAATCTCATGTATAAAACTGGCATCACCACAATTTTTGCAAATCACCCTATTCCCTCAACCTCATCCTACCCTTTTTTTAACTTTGAACATTGAACCTTGAACTTTGAACATTGAACTTTGAACCCGTGTAATAAAAGTATATGAACATAATATAGCTTTCGACGTCCCTGTTATTATTAGACTCACTTGAGTTAGTCGATAGCTCTATTACACGGGTTGAACTTTTTCTACTTCCCTATTTCCCTACTCCCTTTTAATAAAGTTTCAACATAATCAACATCTTCCTTATATGTAATTTTTATATTTTCAGGATATGATGGCACATACCCCACCTTTTCCCCTAGTAACTCAAAGGCTTGTGCCTCATCAGTAATTTTCAACCCTTTATCGAGCACAAATTTTAGTGCTTCTATAAGCTTCAACCTATCAAAACCCTGAGGAGTATGGGAAAGTAAAAGTTTTTCTCTATCAATAGTTTCTTTTACAATATCACCTTCTACAATTTTTACAGTATCTCTAACTTTTAATCCACAAATTACCCCTTTATATTCATTTAGCTTTGAAATAATTTCTTCCACTACCTCTTTTTTCACAATAGGTCGCACTGCATCATGAATTAAAACATATTCCACATCAGACACCAGCAAACAGTTAAACACTGTGTTAAATCGCTCTTTACCACCTTCAACTATCTTAAAATTATCAATTTTTAACTCATCAAGTAGATTTCTTATAAAAATTTCATCATTACTCTTTTTGCAACCGATAATAAAATTATTGAAAGGATAACTTTCTTTCAGATGCTTTAAGGTGTAATAAAAAACAGGCTTGCCTAATATTTTGTAAAACTGTTTTTTTACTGCACTACCAAATCTATTTCCTACACCAGCTGCTGGAATTACAATATCAATCTTTTTCATCTCAATTTTGTAAAAATAATTCTACCTGTTTCAGTTTGTAAAAGACTAGTAACTTCAACCTTTACTTTTTCACCTATATATTTTTTCCCATTTTCCACAACTACCATTGTACCATCTTCCAAATAACCAACTCCCTGATTATGCTCTTTCCCCTCTTTTACAAGAGTAATTTCTAACTCTTCACCAGGTAAAACCGTTTGCCTCAGAGCAATAGCTAAGCTATTAATATTTAAAACTTCTACATTCTGTATTTCAGCTACCTTTAATAGATTATAATCTGTTGTGATAATCTTACCTTTTATCTTCTTTGCAAGCATTACAAGTTTTTCATCCACTGTACCCACATCAGTAAAATCAGTTTCATCGATAATCAGTGGTATCTTTTTCTGTTCCTTTAATCGTTGCAAGACATTGAGTCCTCTTTTACCTTTTTGTCTTCTCAAATGTTCATGTGAATCAGCTATATTTTGCAACTCTTTTAACACAAACACAGGTATTATTAGCACACCTTCCACAAACCCAGTATCAATTACGTCTACAATTCTACCATCAATAAGTGTAGAGGTATCAAGAACTTTTGGAATCTTAAGAATCTTTGTTTTGACAGGTTTTAGACTTATTTTTGAAAAAAGATTTTCTACAATTGTATAGTTTTTGTAACCCAACAAAATACCTATATAAGTTACAACAAAATAAAAACCTAGCTTCACAGGCTCATTAGTAATAAAAGTATCGAGAGGATACATTATAAGATAGCCAAGTATCAGAAAAATAATCCCACCTATTAGTGCACTTACAGTTTTATAACTTTTCAAGTCACTAATAAGGGTTTCAATAAGATTAATTGCAAGAATTACACCAAGGGCATATGCTACAGCATAATAAATATCAATCCCTATCTTATCTCTTAAAAAAACAAAGACTACAATTATTATAGCAGAATAAATAAACCTAAATAGCCACATAAACTAACTCCTTAAATAAGAAAACAAATCTTTAAAATCATCTCTTCTTCCAAGGCAAATTAAAACATCATCTTCTTCTAATATTTCCTCTGGTCCAGGATTATATAAAAATTGATTACCTTTCTTTTTAATCGCAATTACAATTAGACCATATTTTCTTAAATTTGATTCTAAAATTGATCTGTTTGCAAGCTTTGAGCCTTTACAAATAGTTATTTCTTCTACTTCAATATTGTAATCATTTTTCCCTAAAGCAAGTTCTAAAAATTCTGATACATTTGGTTTAACAATGGCATTTGCTATACGAAGACCGCCAATAACAAATGGAGAAATAACACTATCAGCCCCAGCCCAAAACATTTTTGCACTAGCCTCATCATCCACAGCTCTAGTAAAAATCTTCAAATTCTTATTAAACCCTTTTGCCGTAAGAGTTATATAAACATTCTCCGCATCAGATTCCACCACTGAAATTAATCCCTTTGCATTCAAAATACCTGCTTTTACGAGAGTATCCTCTTTTGTTGCATCACCTATAATATACAAATACCCTTTCTCATCAAAATCAGAAGCCAAACTTTCTTCCTTTTCAATTATAACAAAAGGTATTTTTCTATCATATAGCTGTTCACAAATTATTTTTCCCATTCTTCCATAACCACAAATAATATAATGATCCCTTAGTTTATCAATTTTCTTATCCATCTTCTTTCTCCAGAAAGTTTTCCTTATTTCACCAGCCACTATTAAATCAAAAACCTGTGTACCAATATAGGCAAGGGTACCTGTCCCTGTCAAAATTAAGAACATAGTAAATATCTTACCATTTGCTGATAATGGAATAACCTCCTCATAACCAACAGTAGAAATAGTAATTATTGTCATAAACAAAGCATCTAAAACACTTGCATTTTCAAGCATCACATAAGTAATCGTTCCTATTAAAGCAATAAATAATAGGAAAATAAAACCTATTGCAATATTTCTAATTTTTGTTTCATACATTTAAAATAGTAATCCTATAAATCGTTTTAAAAATACTCTTAAAAATTCAATTATAAATATCGCTATAATAGGAGAAATATCAATTATGCCAATTGTAGGTATTAATCTTCTAAAAGGACCCATTACTGGCTCTGTGAGTGCTACTATCAACTGTACCAAAGGATTATAAGGATCAGGACTTACCCAGGATATTAGCGCCCTGATAATTATTAGCCATGTTAAAGTTCCAAGCAAATCTATCAGTGCAAATAAACCATATTTTACTGAAAAAAGTATAGCACCTATCAAATTTAGATTACCATAAAAACTTATACTGAAAATTACCTGAAAAACTGAATCCACAATCACATAAACAATAAAGACCAAAATCACCGCCACTACAGTTATCCCATTACCAGGTATGTTAATGATACTTCTTGCGAGTTTTACCCAAAATAGTCCAATCCTATAGAAAAAAGTTGTATAAATAGAAGTCTGATATACTGTGTTTAAAAGACTACCAAGAATAATTGATACCACATAAAAAACCATTAAAAACCTGAGCACATCATCAACAGCACCAACAATACTACCCAAAAAAGTCTGCCCCGAAAAAGTCCAGTAAATCAACCCAAGCATTACTGTCAAAATTGCTATTAGAAAGACTGTATATTTTTTACTTTTCTCATGAGGAATACTTTTAAGAACTGTTCCAAAAATAGGCTCTGTCAATGACGCCACAATCTTGCCTAATGGATTTAAATAAAGCTCTTGCCTTGTCATCACATTGCGTAAAATAAGAACAAGGATATAACTTTTTATAATAAAACTAAAAAATCCCATAACATCTCCTATTTATATTCTCTTTTTCCAAAAATTGCAGAACCAATCCTAACCATATTTGAGCCTTCTTCTATAGCTATCTCAAAATCATCACTCATCCCCATGGAAAGATACTCTATATCATATTTAGATTTTACATCCAAAAAAAGTTCACGCATTTTTGAAAAATAAATTCTGTTATTTTCCGGATTTTCTTCAAAAGGTGGAATCATCATTAATCCTTTCAACTTCAAATTCTCACAGTTCACAACAAACTCTAACAACTCATCAAAGTTTTCCATCAACACTCCTGATTTTTGAGGCTCCCTTGCAATATTTACCTGCAGCAGAATATCCTGCACATAATTTATTTTCTTTGCTCTTTCATTTATTAGCCTTGCCACCTCTACTCTATCTACAGATTGAATAAGCGAAAAATTGTCCTTCAAATATCTCACTTTGTTAGTCTGTAAGTGCCCAATGAGATGAAATTCAGCATCAATCTTCATCTCTTTTATCTTCTCAATTTTACTCAATGCTTCCTGAACCCTGTTTTCTCCAAATATCCTCTGCCCGCATTCAATAGCTTCAATAATTGACTCTACAGGAAAAGTTTTACTAACTGCCACAAGGGTAATATCATCCTTGTTTCTACCACTTTTGATGGCAGCTTTTTCAATTTTTTCCCACACTCTTTCAAGATTTTCTTTTATCATCTTCTCCTCATCAAAAAAGAAAGCATTCTACCTGTCACTCTATCCCTTCTGTAAGAATAGAACATATCATTGCAATATGAACAGTATCTTATATGCTCTATACAATTTTTTTCAACACCATTTTCTAATAAAATTTTCTCTATCTGCAAACGCAGATTAAAAAACATTTTCCCATTTTCCATCAAAAGACACTCATCCATAGCAAATCTATCTTTCACAGTATTGACAAAGTCTTCCCTCACCTCAAAACATTTTTCACATATTCCTACACCTACAATAACCTTTTTAAGCTTTTCCCCCTCAAACTTTTCTAACCCCCTTTCAATAATCCCCTCGTAGACTGACCTCCATCCACAGTGCAAATTTGCTATACTTCCATTTTCACCGATAAGTTGCATATTGAAACAATCTGCCGTTAAAATTCCAAGCCCTAAACCTACCTCTTTAGTAAAAAGTCCATCACCCTCAATAAAAGATGGTGTATTCATATCGCATGTCACTACATACGCCCCATGCACTTGTCTTAAAAGAATTATTCTCTTAACATCAAAAACTTTTTTTACTAACAAATAATTCCTATTTACATCAACTAAATCATCGCCACAGAAAAAACCAAAATTCAAACCGTTATAAACTCCTTTTGAAAAACTTCCAAACTTCGTGGTAGTAAAAGAAACAAAACTTTCTTCCAAAGATTCAGGCACAACCAGTTTTATCCCTTCAATATCTCTAAGCATTTTCTAAACTCATTCTTTAAAATATTTTTATCAAAGTTTGGCTCCACAAACTTTTCCCATAAAAATACATAATTTTCATCAAAACACTTTGTAGCCATACTTTCAGCATCTACAAATTTCAAGGCTTTTTGAATATTAAACCCATTTTCCAAAAATTTTTTATAAAAATCATTAAGATAATCTTCACCTCTTGCCAAAAAAGCCTGCAAAAGGGCACTTTTATAATTCATTATATCATATTTTACATTAGGAATTCTACCCAACTCTTTCCTAAGCCCCTTTATTTTTCTCTCTATCAATTTCTTTTCCTGCAATCCAAAATATTGCAAAGGGGTGAAAGGCTTAGGAATAAAAATATTTATTGAAACTTTTATTTTCCCAAGTCTTCTATATTTTTTCTTTTGTATATCGAAAAAAATCTTAGCTATTTCTCTTACTCTATCCGCTATCATCAATGCTTCATCATAGTTTTCCGAGGGAAGTCCAATCATATAGTACAACTTCAAATTTTCTATTCCACAATCAGCCACCATACTTGCCACATTCAAGATATTCTCTTTGCTAACCATTTTATTTATAAGTTTTTTAAGTCTATCAGCACAAGTCTCCTCTGCAATTGTAATGGACTTAACTCCACCTTTTTTTAAAATATCTATAAGCTCTCTATCCAAAGTATCTGCTCTAAGTGATGAAACAGAAACATAAAACCCTTTCTCTACAAAAAATCGCAACTTATCTTTAACATCAGGCAAATCCCCAAAAGCGGCAGAAATTAAACCTAAATTTTTCGAAAAACTTTCTCCTACAACTTTTTCTTTAACCTTTTCAAAATCAAATACTCTAAAAGGTCTATATGCAAATGTGGCTGTACAAAATCTGCATGAATATTTGCACCCACTTGAAAGCTCCACAAGATATTCCCCAGCAAATTCCCCCATTGATGTTTTTATAGTGGAAGCAATAACATCACTTTTATTCCTCAACACCACTTTAGCTGGATATTTATCTTTAGTAAGTGCATAGGGTAAATTTTTTAGCCTTTTTATTGCCTCATTTTTATCAACATAGTTAGAAAAGATAGACTCCAATTCATCTGACATTACTACAATATCACCAAGTAATTCTACATCCACAATATCAATCAGCATTGCTGGATTAATAAATGTAAGTGCACCACCTGCTATTATTAAAGGATATTGTTCATCCCTTTCATTGTTAAAAATAGGTATGGATTCATTATTTAAAAACTTGATAAAATTTAAAACATCCTCTTCATAATTTATGGAAAGAGCAATAATATCAAATTCTCGTAAAAATCTCTGATTTTCAATAGAAAGATTATTTTCAAAGAAATCCAGGACAAAGCGCTCACAAGATACATTATCAAAAGAATTAAAAATTCTATACACCTCCTGATACCCAATATTTTGCATAGCTATTTCATAACTATTTGGATAAACAATGGCAATTTTAACTCTTCCAAATTTCTGGATATAATTTTCTTCAGTGGATAACAAATTTCTATAATGATTTATTACAGACCACTTTTCCATCAATCAGTCATCCAAATCAAACTATAAATATAATTCATACAATCCCAACAATCAGTAATTAAATCATTAACAATTATTTCCAAAGAATAAGTATAATACACATTGATAAAACATCAATAGATTTAAACAGTTTGGACCGGAATTTGCAAGTATTATGCCAAATTTATAAATCAAATGGCATTAAGAATTAATTATCAAGAAGCTTTTCAACCTTTTGAAGAATATCGGGAAGTCTGAAGGGTTTTTTTATAAATTCATACTGCACACCAGGCAAATCAGGCACTTCACTACCTATAAAGCCTGAAACATAAATCACGTTACAAAAACCAAATCTCTCCTGATACATTTTCACAAATTCATAACCCTTACCATCATCTAACATGATATCAGATATTATCAAGTCAAATGGTTTATTTAACTCATCTAACATTCTTATTGCTTCATTTAAAGAAGTTGCACTTACTACTTCATAACCATTTGCTGTTAAAAACTCTTTTAAAGATAATACAATTATCTCTTCATCATCCAAAACAAAAATCCTACCAACTATATCGCTATCATCAGCAGTATAAACATTAATATCTTCTTTTTCTATAACAGGTAAAAATATTGTAAACTTTGTATATTCACCATACTTACTCTCTACAGTTACAATGCCACCATTATCCTTTATATAACCATATACCATAGAAAGGCCTAATCCCATACTTCTATCAAGTTTCTTAGTGGTAAAGAAAGGATCAAAAATTTTATCCAGATCTTCTTCTCTGATACCTGAAGCATTATCATATATCTCTATCTTTGCATATGAACCTTCTTTTAGCTGATAACTGTTTTGGTTTTCAAAAACATATTCATCTACAGATATCCTTATAATCTTTTCATCTTTATTCAAACCCTGAAAAGCCTCAATAGAGTTCATTATTAGGCTAAAAATTATATTTTTGAAAACTTCTTTATTTAAACTTACATAACATTTACACTTAAATTCTGTATCAATTCTAATGTCAGATCCAAAAATTTCTTTATACTCTTGTAATAACTCATTTATTGCTTTATCAACTCTAAACTCATCCTTTGAAACATCCTTTATCTGAATAAAAAACATCATCTTATCAATTAAAGCAGCAATACCATCGGCTATTTCTTCAATTTTATCAAGGTATAGATTAATTTCACTATCTCCACCAAGTCTATTTTGACAAAGATTTGTATATGTAATTATCCCAGTTAGATCATTATTAATCCTGTGGGCAAAACCTCTAACCATCCTCTCCAGTGCCTCAAACTTTGCCTTTTTAGCCAATTCTTCTTCTAACATTATCTGATAAGTTATATCCTTAAAAATAAATACATAAAAATCTTCCTCTTCAAATTCTATTTTAAAAACAACATATGTTAAATAATACTTTTTCCCTTCATCGACAAAAGATGAAGTCTCATTAAAATAATCATCTTTTTTCAGACAAGTTATTATTTTTTCTTTAAGTGTTTTAAAATTATCAAAGAAGGGTAATTCATCTATCTTTAAAACCTGATTCTTTAGAAATTTTCTTAAAGAGTTATTAGTATGTAAGATATTAAATTTTTTATCTGTTATAAGAACAAAATGTGGCGTTTTGTTAACAATCTCAGCAAATAAATGAACATTTTTATCTTTTTCATATAAGTCGGAAATATCATTGATTATCCCCATCAAGCCTTCTATTTGCTCATTTTCACAAACATATTTAGTAACAGTTATGAGCGCTGGAAATTTCTCACCATCACTCCTTTTTAAAAACAACCTATAATTAGTCACATAACCATCTTTGGCAATTAAATTTAATATCTTTTCCCTATCATCTAAACTTACATAAAACTCAAAGGACTTTTTGTACAATAAATCATTTTTTTCGACTTTTAAAATCTCAGATATTTTATCATTTGCAAATATAATAGAACCATCCAGTTTAGTAATAATTATTCCGTATGGTATA
This region includes:
- the scpB gene encoding SMC-Scp complex subunit ScpB; this encodes MDEKKLFYSTLFLSGKPVSIKTFRQIMDPVNLENRLIDYIDYFNSLDIGLKIRIVANGYQMVSDENVYESLVEVFGEKGETLTRATLETLAVIAYKQPITKTEIEEIRGVNSSSIIKNLLDKGFIKIIGRKDVPGKPLLYCTTNKFLEYFGLNNLSELPTFREWQELKKN
- a CDS encoding site-2 protease family protein, which codes for MFDINSFLRDLSIAIVPFLLAVTVHEASHGYAAYFLGDDTAKRAGRLTLNPFVHIDIFGLLCLLITRLFGWAKPVPVNFNVVARKKYGVAIVAAAGPVANFLVAIFSAILYHIVSSIHTSNPLMIKILFPITMMLIFSVQINIALGVFNLIPIPPLDGGRILQSFLPVDKQVKFAQLERYGFIIILLLIITHVVDYVIFPIIHFFVRLLI
- a CDS encoding pseudouridine synthase yields the protein MAGVEKELIRLNKLIASSGKYSRREADRLIFEGKVSVNGRVVYNPAERFSVQDRINVNGELLELSKKIYLKFYKPRGMLTSYDSFRGKKSLLDIPFFRKNKLGYSGRLDYDSEGLIIFTNDGELIYNLQRPEKKVEKEYIVHVNKKLKHKEEKMIINGLETEDIKYLPCKLWYEGGNKYRVILVEGKKRQIRKMFGHFKINVERLIRIRIGNITVKDLKVGEYRELTKAELEGLLKCIG
- a CDS encoding 7-carboxy-7-deazaguanine synthase QueE translates to MLQQNTLNKGFIKEIFKSYQGEGKFVGARQIFIRFADCPFSCEGCDTDFSLSENFLCDGVEYSNPVLPDELFQILRENYNFKLFHSVSITGGEPLIQKDFLSEFLPILKDNGVKVFLETSGYLVDEIIELSDYLDIISVDIKLKSVFGKKYPSNLIKDLKVINEKIYYKVVIGKNIDENEIKTVLIELAKNDVDVLYVQFKNNYFNLGLLDKLSDIGYSYGIEVFFVPQVHKLIGIL
- the trpS gene encoding tryptophan--tRNA ligase is translated as MERVLSGMRPTGKLHIGHYFGALKNWVKLQDEYECFYFVADWHALTTSYENPENIVEYRRDLVLDWLSVGIDPEKSTLFVQSKNLYHAELFVLLSMITPVSWLERCPSYKEIKQELKDRDLNNIGFLSYPLLQTVDIILYSAKYVPVGVDQLPHIEISREIVRRFHFLYKCEIFVEPEGLLTEVPKLLGTDGRKMSKSYGNTIMLSEDLKSVEKKILTMMTDTNRKRRTDPGNPDICPVFDYHKVFSTDEERAEIIDGCKNAKIGCIDCKRVLLKHLFSFLEPIQEKRRYYENLIKDVDEFLAPGQKKAEETAGAIMEKVRKVMRV
- the queD gene encoding 6-carboxytetrahydropterin synthase QueD; its protein translation is MYRLRVIDSFASAHFLRNYEGKCENLHGHNWRVEVYLEGDKLNETGLLVDFKEIKKELKKILDELDHIFLNEHEYFKNVNPTSENIAKYIYDKMKEKFENLMKSVVVWESDNAAAEYFE
- a CDS encoding segregation and condensation protein A, producing MSDLLEVRLENFEGPLDLLIHLIYKNEMNIYDISISVIADQFINTIKQMEEMDIEVASDFIQMASYLVYLKSKMLLPQNKFDDDEMDVEEEKFLFTQRLIEYSFYKDVAEILREKEAKASKCLTREDTIYLEREFEPGGDAYTIAKLFFDLLKRDEKKTITLEKKSLDINTIIEKIKNFVFEKREVFWNEITKRCADRKEVAVSFLAVLELIKLKVIIAIQESNFSNFMVKVKNG